A window of the Gossypium hirsutum isolate 1008001.06 chromosome A03, Gossypium_hirsutum_v2.1, whole genome shotgun sequence genome harbors these coding sequences:
- the LOC107886620 gene encoding non-functional NADPH-dependent codeinone reductase 2: MGSIPDCVLRWSGQRMPVVGFGTASEIVEGSDFFTVTKQAVLQAIKLGYRHFDTASLYGSEQPLGEAIVEALSLGLIKSRNELFITSKLWCTQTYGDLVLPALKTSLQNLKLDYLDLYLIHWPICLKQRKEGVSGGKEYDLFPMDLSSVWAAMEDCQRLGLIKSIGLSNFACKKVADILSIVKIPPVVNQVELNPLWQQKKLKDFCHGNGILLQAYSPLGAVGTKWGSNRVMECEVLKEIAKVKGKTVAQVCLRWAYEEGVIVIVKSFNAERMKQNLEIMDWSLSEDELKMIQHIPQSRGVQAEAFVSENGPFKTLEELWDGEI; the protein is encoded by the exons ATGGGGAGTATTCCAGATTGTGTTTTGAGGTGGAGTGGGCAAAGAATGCCGGTTGTGGGATTTGGCACCGCATCGGAGATAGTTGAAGGATCAGATTTTTTTACTGTCACAAAACAAGCTGTTCTTCAAGCAATCAAACTGGGTTATAGGCATTTCGATACAGCTTCTCTGTATGGGTCAGAGCAGCCTTTGGGTGAAGCAATCGTTGAAGCACTCTCGCTTGGCTTAATCAAATCTCGAAACGAGCTCTTCATCACTTCCAAGCTGTGGTGCACCCAAACTTATGGAGATCTTGTTCTTCCTGCTCTCAAGACAAGCTTACA AAATCTGAAGTTGGACTATCTAGATCTTTATCTCATTCATTGGCCTATATGCTTAAAACAAAGGAAGGAAGGGGTGTCAGGGGGTAAGGAATATGATCTATTCCCTATGGATTTAAGTTCCGTATGGGCCGCCATGGAAGATTGCCAGAGGCTTGGGCTCATCAAATCTATCGGTCTTAGCAATTTTGCATGCAAAAAGGTGGCCGATATTTTGTCAATCGTAAAGATCCCTCCGGTTGTTAATCAA GTGGAATTGAACCCTCTGTGGCAACAAAAGAAGCTGAAAGACTTCTGCCATGGAAATGGGATCCTTTTGCAAGCTTACTCTCCATTGGGAGCCGTGGGAACCAAGTGGGGCAGCAATAGAGTTATGGAGTGTGAGGTGCTCAAGGAAATCGCCAAAGTAAAAGGGAAGACCGTGGCTCAG GTATGTCTAAGATGGGCGTATGAGGAAGGGgtgattgtaatagtgaagaGTTTCAACGCAGAGAGAATGAAGCAAAACCTTGAGATAATGGATTGGTCATTGAGTGAGGATGAGCTGAAAATGATCCAACACATCCCACAAAGCCGAGGCGTCCAGGCAGAAGCTTTCGTCTCCGAAAATGGTCCTTTCAAGACACTGGAGGAACTTTGGGATGGAGAAATTTGA